The genomic DNA ATCCATTTGATAGGTGTACCATATTTGAAGATGGCTATTAggtttgttttgtcttcatttgttttgtcccCCTCAGTACAGAGTGTCACGTTCCACAGCCAATCCTTATCAAATGTGGTTCTCAGACCCTTCTCTAACTTGGATACTATCCTCTGGGTTTGCTctgatttttaatgtattctcaAAACATGGCTCTGAGAACTATCAAAACAGCTGAGTAAAGGTTCCAGCTGGACTCAGTTTGAATCTCACCTCTACCAGGTGTGTGACCTGGACTATTTATATAACCTCTCTTCACCTCACTTCCTCATTTATAGAATGAGATAATAGTTAATACCTAcatcatagggttgttgtaagtACTAGAAAACCTAATGGGTATGGTACATACGTAGTACACCCCTAGCATAAAGGAGGCATCCCTCAAAATGGTAGGCTTGTTAATTCCTAATCCCATACTTTGCTTCAAATGAGGCATCACAGTTTGGGCCGGCTGGCTTTGGGGCTCTGTTTTGCTCACGGCAATATCTCAGGCGCATGGACCAGCACTCGGCACACTCATTAGGTAAGTACTCAAAGATGTTTTCATTCCTGATGTGAACTGCAGTTCATCTTAGTTAATGTGCATGCGAAAGACACTTGAAGGTTGATTCTAGTAGTTGCTCTAGGGTCATGGGATTATGAGTGGCACTtcgttcttttctctctttccaaaataattacatttcCCAAAGTAAGGCACTGGTTGGAAAAATTGTGATCAATACATGTGACAAAATATAGTAGCTATTAAAAAGGTGATGTTTCACTGATTGGGAAAGATTTCAAAAAGATGTTATCAAGTtaaaaaagtggtttaaaaatacattatgatgctgttttttaaatatatatgagaaagcAATTAAAGTATTCAAATGGTTATAATTATGTGGTAGAATTATTCTTATTTACCTCCAACTtagaatttttctataaaatgataCATTACCCTCTGACAAAATATAATAAGTTTAGATAGGAAAACAGAGTAGGACCTGCTCTGGGGCTGCCCTGTAGTTGTACAAATTGCTTGCTGCCTTACTATATATTTCACACAGTCCCTCCTCAAAAGAAGAGTTTGGCTAAGTTCCTGACCGTAACTCAATATATAAATCAAACTCTCCATTTCCTCagattacagttttatttatttattttattattaaagttatttatttatttatttatttatttatttatttgagagagagagagcacgagcagtggggaggggcagagagagaagcaagctctccccactgagcagggagccccacatggggctcgatgccaggaccctgagatcatgatctgagccaaaggcagatgcttaacccgactgagccactcagacaccccagaCTATGGTTTTGAAGAATGATTAATGTTCTTGCTGATCGAGGTCACAAAAATtaatgaagctttaaaaaaaagggttttttaaaaggtaagtgGTAAGCATGTGTAAGTCTATGAGGTAACACACAGTTTAGTAAATCATATCACCGTAAAGCTGGGCTTTAGACCTCGTGCTGCCACAAGCTCTGTGGCAGGACTTCTAACAACTCCTCTTCTGAAAGACCAATCGAGATTCCACTAGAGGGTGCCTATTATCCCTTTTAGAACAAATATTCAGGAATTCTGTAACTTTAAAATCATGATTTGTTTCCATAACTATCAGGAAAAATGGAAGTAGTGTTACTTGATGTTGTTATGGAAGttgatattttgcttattttattttaagctctTCCATTTGGTAAAATCCCCATTTTGGAAGTCGATGGACTTAAACTTCACCAGAGCCTAGCAATAGCAAGATACCTGACCAAAAACACAGGTAATATGTTTATTGTGTTGAAGAGTTttgataactgaaaaaaatacatgacataTATTCATTATTCATGAAATAACTTTATTATTGAACAGTACAGTgtaaagaatgaaacaaaagatACGAAAGAAACACACCTCATAAGCTGAGGTGAGTTAATGGATCGTGGCACTTCTACTTACAGGAATCCCATGTAGCTGACAAAAGAGCAGGGATGCTCTTAACAAACTTGTAAGGAAAGATCTGTAGGATATATGGAATGCGTATATTGAGTGGGatgtatagttttattttcataaagaaataatggaagagtacaaaaaaaaaaaacaaaaccctaataGAATGGTTACTAATATGGTAGGTAGGTAAAGGAGTGCAATGAGAtggatgggggcagggatggaagtTAGTCTTTCGTTGGATACAGATTTATATTGATTGGAATTTTTCAACCATAAGAATATGTtgtctattaaaaaataacattttaatataataaattaaaaccacTGTATGGCATAAAATGGTTTCTATTTCATAGATTTGGCTGGAAACACAGAATTGGAACAATGTCAAGTTGATGCGATTGTGGACACACTGGACGATTTCATGTCACGTTTTCCTTGGGCAGAGAAAAAACAGGATATAAAAGTAATGTGATCAGTTTGTTATTACTATATTAACCATATCTACTTGTGGGGTGCTTAAAAAGTTCCTTTTTAtcaggtgcctaggtggctcagtcggttaagcatctgcctttggctcaggtcatgatcccagggtcctgggttcgagccctgcatcgggctccctgctcagtggggagactgcttctccctctgcctctgcccctcctccccacttgtgctctctctctctctctcaaataaataatcttttcaaaaagtttctttttatcaCAGTAAGACATACTTATAGTTTTACaatatcaaattatatttaaaaatttaaaacaaaacacggTGATTTCCTGCTCTACCTCCTCATGTTAACCCCTACTCAGACACCACcttctttttaactcttttagcTATTTCTTTAGGACATGTAAATCCAGCTATCTTTGGTTCACTAATTTTAGACAGTCTCTCTGGACTTATTATTATAGTAATAAGAATTTATCTCTTATATGATCATTGTCTCTGCTTCCCCTTTCCCAAACTACCAATATAATGATATCAAAGCATTTTGGCCAAATCAGTAGTCACTTGTTACATTAGTATCCCTAGGCATATCATACAGAACTGTCAGTTGTGGtatactttgattttatttcGTAGCTCACTTTACCTCCTCAACATTAGTAATTGCCTTTCCTTCATTTGCTTAATTGTTTCTACATTTATTGCTGAACCTTCCCACATCAATAAAATTTTCCACAAGGTCAGTGATACCAGATTATCCATTACGTCCACTATTTTCTTGGAGAGATCCAGCTGAGATCCCCTCTCTTTTGCAGCGCTGTCTAGGTTTTCTGCACATTTGTCCCCACTGGACTTCCTTTTACTGCCATCCCAGGGATGTCCTTCTCTTGAGTTGGAGTCCTATTTCCTGGATGCCAGCTTCTGTCTTTGCttacttctttgttcatttggGGCACATTCCCCCAGGATTCCCAAAGTTAAAACGAAGGCTCGACGACAAGAGGTGTAATGATGACGGACAGCACGGATATGTCTGTCTTGTGCATACACTGCTTCAGTCTGGTTTGCTCACCCTAAAAACCCTGTGCATCCTTGTCATCCTGTAATCTctattatatttttcctctttgttttggtCTCTGTCTTTTCCCAGGAGTCAGACCATCCTTTAGAATCTATgataaagaacaggaaaattaaaaagtttaccCAAAGCTCTGGGCATGTGGACAGGGTGTGATTTTGAGCATCACTAGGCCATTTGTGAAGTATTTCCCAATATCACTATCGCTACTACTAGCTCTTTACTAGAAAGAGTCCCTAGAGAAGACTTCCGCTGTTTTGCCTGGAAATAAAGGTGTGGCTGCCAGTGTTCTGGGAAACAGCAAAGAGAAGGCTACGAGTCTCAGAACTTCACGTTCAGTatgcatatattcatttaatcccctattttgaagaaattatgaATGTCAGCTCCCAACACACAGACCATCGATTTCCCCCTCTCCAGCCTTCTGCTAAAGATGGGGAAGAGGCATGTGTCAAGCAGTGTAAGATGAAGGAGGAAATCTTATGCTAAAACTACTTCTTTCACAGCTTTCCGCCACTCCTCACATTATCCTCTCCCTTACCTCTTTACTCACCATTCTAGATGTATTCTGCCTTTTCTGGAATCATTTGAGGGTTTCATGGGGTAGACAGTGTTGTTTTTCAGCTTTCCCTTTGCAGATACCAGTTATCCATTTGCTTTATAGCTTcgaattttgttttctcttgtctccTCTGCTGTTTTCCACCTCTTCGTGGGTtctgtcttttcaaaaatatgtatttactgtGGTTTGGggatgaaaaaaatcatatacatgTGGCAAATCCATCATCTTTATCCAGAATTCTAAATAGACCTTGTAGGTTATGCTCCGTTACAGCCCCCTAGTGGTTTTCTTGGGGGGCACGCATcacaatctgtattttaagatacatttattCGCCTCCTCCCATAGAACGTGTCATGAGGGTAGTAATTACGTCTGCAGGACTCGCTcctgtgcccacccccaccacGGTAGCAGGCACTGCATACTTGCTGAACGGCAGGCAGCAAGGACTGATTCCTCAAACGCCTATGCTGCTTGGGCCCTTTTCCACGGCTGCTCTCAGCCAGTCCTGCCAATCCTCTCATGGGCTACGTGCTTTCTATCACCCTGCTCACTTCGCACATGAAGCAGCTCAGAATCAGGTTATGGAGCCGCCCAGACCCATGGCCTCATCACCTATGCATACTTCCTGTTAAGTTAGTGACTAATACCCAGAGCATCCCTTAGGGAGAAACgattatcttcatttttccacATGGGGAAATTGAGGTTCATGTCGAAGAAGTAAGTTGTACGAGGTTATCTGGCTAGAAAGTGGTATTCACAAgcagttcaaatcccagccacTCCGACTCCGACTCTGTGCTCTCAACCACCGGTTGTAGGGCCACCAGGTCAGCAGCTGGTCGGTATTTGTGTATGTGGCATAGCTTAAGGTCTATATCCAAAAGTTACAGCACACAACAAATGGCAGCCTTGTCAATCGACTTAAGCATATTTATGCTAAATACTACTTGTTTAATTAGGAACTTCTGATTTCAATAGAGATATTTGGAACATGAAAGTATTCACATTAACTGATTCCTTGATATAAATGtgtcacgcacacacacacgaatatatGACTGACAGAGCAAAGGCTAAGATAAAAGCTCAGCTTTGATATAGCAATATATTCCGGGCTCTGGAGTCGCACTGCCAGGCTTGAATTCCGATTCCCTTCTTACTAGTTGTCACATAACTACCTATCAGTAGTTCACGTTCTTTGGAAAGTAGGGATACTATAGAATCTACTCTGAAGTATGTTGGGAGGATCGAATGTTAGCATGAGTACCTATGACTAGGTCTaaagtgttcaacaaatattagatattataattatattatctaGTATATTAATAACTATTAACATATATAATAGTGTTATTATATAGTTCACTgctcattgtttttccttttgtcagaCATGGCATCTAGATTTTACACATCCTTACAAATGCAGAAACAAGTAGATACATAATGTCCAATTTAAAAAAACGGATCTAAAGCTTTTTGTTTCACATGCCAAAGGCCACACTGATCTGCAGTCAGTCGACTTATGGGCTTGCCCTTTGCTACTCTGTACCCTTCGGTGGCTGAGGCTCCATAGTAGAAGCTACCTCCCAGAGGAAAATACTCTTTGAATGCGTAAGATAGGATAACACTCTACCTTTGTATTAGAATAGCAATGCTCTTAACGTACCtcctatctcaaaaaaaaaaaaaaaattcacaggacATAATCcaagtttataaataaatcatatgaAGGAAGGACACGTTGCAGAAACATTGCAGCTGGCTACATACTATCTGATTAATAAGGAGGACCTGGCTAGTATACAATGAAAAACCCGCATAGTTTTAGTACATTTCTTCACCTAGTTTCCCTGTAGCAGGTCGCGTTGCTGCCACCTTGTGGTCAGGCAAAATTTTCAGAAGCAGAATATTGGTAACAGTGAAGATGGATGGATAGTGAACATAGTTAGTTCTCTTAATATAGGTGCCCTAAAAATCTATCAAAcacaaacaattataaatgtttcAGGATCAATTGccagaaattccacttccaatttttaaaaaattaaaattaatttagaaggCAAAATATGTTTGTGGACATTGGTCACCCTGATAATCCGTGAGTTTACCACTAGTGTTTCTCTGGTTGTTCAACCTGTCTGTTCCAGTTTCCTCATGGAaagaatggggaggggaggatgaaGGATGAGCAGGATTGAAGAAATGCCAGCGGCGCATTTCCAACTCTAAATGATTTTGGTAGTGTGGATTTAAAAATGGTGCTTTGAAGAAACATAATTCCTCTAAAAGTCATTTGATAGAATACTGTAGCAATGACTTCTCAGGTTGAAAAACCTCCCAATTTAGAACtctccagaggaagaggaaggaaatttctGAGTCTACCAACTGTAAGAGTGGCTATCTAAGATTTAtcaagaaatgcattttaaaaagtacacatcCGGAAAAAAGGATATGTATAATCATCTTTCATCTTCTTTATGTTATTTTGGTGAGTATTCTTTACGGAGACTCTTAAATACTAGTGATTATGTTGGTTAGTAATTTACATATCATTAGATGAGATGAGTCACTGTGATGATTCACCAAACATATAGAGAACCTGGGCCACAGGAGAAGTCAatacagagaaaagatttttattgGGCACTGCGTGTGCGTGCACAAGCGTCTGTGTACCTTAAATTGTGGAAATGCACGTTAGAAGAAGTAACAAAATGATACAGGTGAGCATACAAAAGTTTTGGAAAGCTGTCCAGCAGCAACATTCTGTTCCATTCAACTCCATTCCATTTCTAGCTATTCTAGGAAAGCCAAATTGGCCATCACCTTTCCACCTGATGCTGAGCTCAGCTGGGTTACGGCAAGTGCCACACGGATCCGGGCCCATTGCCTCTCATCTCACAAATTATGTGTAAGAAGAACTCACACTGTTCTAAACTATGAACATATTAACCATAGAGAAAGAACCTTATGAAATGTAGGTGGTATAGAACAGTGGAAAGAATATAAAGTCAAAATAATGAGAAGCTTCCCAAGTTTCAGTTGTAAGATCTGGCAAATGGATGTAAATATGTAACGATGCTTTTGTAAACTGTACTCTACAAACAAGGCATTATGTGGCAGTAATCTCTATTACCTAGCTAAGTTACAGTTGTAACAGAAAGTCAATCAGCAAGTTGGAGAGGTAGTTATCCACTACCTGACTTGACTTAATAAAGGCTGGATTTTATTATAGGTCATTTctcattattaataaataatgtatatacacatattttatagtATCTTTGAGTTTGGCTTACATCTCATATCCAAGATACACACCAGCCAGAATTTTCATATATAAACAAACACTTCTTACAAAGAAAGAGGCCATgagtaaattatttaaccttttagAGATTCAAGGAAAAACAcagataatgtttaaaaatggatATATGTTAACTTTTCTCTTCCAAGGATATTTATGTTACCTTACATAATATATCAAAAGGGGGCACCTAGTTGATGGTTTTGTAGATAATACTCAAGGCAGACAAACCTCATACTAAGGCACAATGTCAAGCCAACAAGAAAAGATCCATAAAGCCTGAGAGCATAAGGATTCATTAGATAGATGACTTCCATTAAGTGCGATGGTGAAGTAAGACTGCCAAACTGAAGGAGCCTAGccttacaaaataaatttcttaaccCTCAGTTATACTATTTCACTTCAAAGAGAGTGAGgataattttagaaatgtaaaaacataatggaatcattttttcttaataaaaattaagataaaaatcatgaaaagattTTATGGGTGAAATATTTGGTCATAAACGAAGAAACTGTAAGAAATGGTcacaaaagtatttattttttaatccttgaGTAACAAAGGAATGACTAAGTATAAAGAATCAGAACTCACTCTCCATAATGTCatacatttgggggaaaaaaaaaccaccaccaccaagaacATATAgctacttctctttctttctgaactcATGCGGaagaataaagatggaaaaatctaCTTCCTTTTCAAATCATGTTGTTTTCCTATTATCCTTAAAGtgatctttttcttcctctcctagaaTCAGATGTTTAATGAGCTAATTGCATATGATGGACCTCATCTGTTGCAAGATTTGGACACATACTTAGGGGAAAAGGAGTGGCTTGTTGGTAACTCTGTGAGTATGTTTCACATCTTAAGAAAATAcaagtatatacacacacacatacatataaccAAAAACTTACAAAGactcactgagaaaaaaaaattacccataagGAAGGATTAGATAGAAGGGATAAAAGCAAAACTTCTTTGAATAAACCTGTTTTGGTAGACTTAACTTTGGAATTATGAACtaaaatactttatataattatataaaaacaacaaaaatattttaaaaagctaacattGCAAAGCAAAAGTAAAGTGAAGCAAATGAACCTATGTTAATTGATGTGTGAGGTGTGTACAGAAGAACCTATGTACTCAATTAGTGAGGagaatcattttaagaaatatcatCATTTGTGAAACACAGCAATTTGACTATACATCTTGTATTCTCTCAgaaccaaaaaatagaaatcttataCCATTTTTAGTAGAGGCATACATTGGAGAGAGATTATGGGTTTGGTTGCAGACCACAGCAATAAAGTATCACATCAAAtggattttttggtttctcagtaTATATAatagttatgtttacactattcTGTAACCTGGTAAGTGTGCAAtggcattatgtctaaaaaatgtacatatcttaatttaaaaatactttattgctaaaaaaatattaacaatcaaCCAAGTTTTCagagttgtaatcactgatcaccGATTactgtaataatgaaaaagtttgaaatattccaagaattacaaaaatgtgacacagaggtccaaagtgagcaaatgctgttggaaaaatagtGTCAGGAGATCTGCTCAACGCATTGTTGCCCCAAGCGTTTGTCAAAAAGGCAGCATCTGCGACGTGCAATAAAGCAAAGCGCAATAAAATGAGTGTCCTTGTAATTGTATTCTTAGCAGTACTGGGTACAGTCATAttgttttattagtatttttttttaaagattttatttatttatttattcgacagagatagagacaggcagcgagagagggaacacaagcagggggagtgggagaggaagaagcaggctcatagcagaggagcctgatgtggggctcgatcccctaacgccgggatcacgccctgagccgaaggcagacgcttaaccgctgtgcctcccaggcgccccagtatttctgatattagtatatTTTGGGGTAAAGCAGTTAGAAAATATGTAGATGTCACTGAGAACCAGGATCTTCAGTGTGGGACAAAGAAGATAGAGCTGTAAGGTCAGTGAAGCTAAGTAAACATTCTATTCCCGGATGTGAACTATATATACACGTACATATAACATAAGGTCACATGTACTGACTGTTCttaggataaagaaaaaagcatgttGTATCTCTTTTCCTTGAAACAATGACCAACCCCATTGTCCTGGGCACCCATAGGACCCAGATTCTGGTCTCTAAAtattaaaaggaaccagggcttcttggagaaatggcttgTTCTCAGTTTGGGACAGGAAATGTAAGAGATGAGTGGAAACACCTTGTCATATCAAAGCAAATAAATTATCAAAGACAACTGAACTGGGGACTCAAAAGTCAACTTGAAGAGCTTCCATTGGCTAAATATGGGACAATTCAAGCTTTGCGAAGAATATTAAGAGCAGTGGATTGAAACAAAACGAATGAATCCACGAACGTATGATGACCACTCCCACCaccacaaccacacacacacatacatgcaaaccCTCAAACCAAACAGAACTTCATTGGTTAGTTTTGGAAGATGATAATGGAGACAAATTATTACtctaaaaactgttttttaaaaagttgggggGTTTAATACTCTCTCTTGCCTTTCCCTTCTATGCCAATTGGACCTCAAGATAAGAAAAACTGAAGGGCAAAGTTTGTCTTCATATGAGTATTCCAGTTAGGAAGTAAAAAGGGGAGATTAAAATCAACTATCACCATTTTCCAACCCCTGATGGTTGGAACAGACTGAGGCATTAATAACTGTATCACAGAAAGCGAGACAACCAGCTCCTACAGCCGTACTACTGAGAGGAGCACA from Ailuropoda melanoleuca isolate Jingjing chromosome 11, ASM200744v2, whole genome shotgun sequence includes the following:
- the HPGDS gene encoding hematopoietic prostaglandin D synthase; this translates as MPNYKLIYFNMRGRAEIIRYIFAYLDIKYEDHRIEQADWPEVKSTLPFGKIPILEVDGLKLHQSLAIARYLTKNTDLAGNTELEQCQVDAIVDTLDDFMSRFPWAEKKQDIKNQMFNELIAYDGPHLLQDLDTYLGEKEWLVGNSVTWADFYWEICSTTLLVFKPHLLDIHPRLVTLRKKVQAIPAIADWIQRRPQTKL